TAGAGTTCAACGTCAACAGGAGCAGCTCCCATCTCAGTCACGACGCGATGGCAGCAACTACACTCTTCCTCGCTATcaccttcctcttctttctttccttttcttttttctcttttttttcttttgttgcatgtGTGtgcttttgttctttttctttcttttgtttttgtttcaagTGGGAGGGGTTGGGGGTTGTGGGTAGGATGGTGGTGATGATAATAGAAAAGGGGTATTTGTGTCATTTAAAaagttattatatttaaaatgatgtttttaatactaaatttaaGGTTAAGAATATGTGtgcttttgttctttttctttcttttatttttgtttcaagtGGGAGGGGTTGGGGATAGTGGGTGGGATAGTGGTGATAATAATAGAAAAGGGGGTATTTGTGTCATTTAAAAAGTTATTATGTTTGAAAGGATGtttttaatactaaatttaaGGTTGAGAATAATTTTGAaccaaaaaaaaaggttaaaaataattttaattttcactCTAAATCTTAAGGACGAAAAGGTATTCAACCCTAATAAGATATAAATGGTCACCTAATTATAgactatattattatttttattattattataaatcgTATTGTAAGTAACAatataaagacaaaaataaattttctttatttaaaattaatgttgTCAATATAATctcttaaaattaactaattatcaTATATTAGTTGAATAAAAGAATGTGAAGAAATGTTgttgaaaaataagaaatatcATTTTATAACCAGTAATTATTTTTGGGTTAAGTACTTGGTGCGCGAAAATGTAACTCGTACAACTAAAACGGCAAGTGCatcaggtcgtccaagtaatactttagaTGAGTGAGCGTTGAATTCCACAAAAATTATCAGCTGTGATTATCCTGCAAATCTTAGTCAAGCGAATGAAAAGTTGGTTGTTGTTGTAGATACATAATTATAtctgaaaattatttttacttttatttttttaaaaaaaatgcaaattgTATCTATCGATTGTAATGTTTTAATTTCTTTCCAAAAAAACACAAATGCTAATAGcaattacatttttttatttttcacttatTTCTTGAAAAAACATAAATTGCTTCTAGcgatcacatttttttaaaataaaaaaaacgctAGTCATCTCTAGTGAttacattttttaattaaaaaaaaacacaaatcttCCTTAAAAAtgaccttttttatttttgtaaaaaaaaataaacaaaatttgtctcttcctttttaattttataaaaattattatccaatattttaaaaaataccaaaaattaccCATTTTGAAAATTCTTGCTTACACCCCGATATTAAAATGTGTTCCCCTTCATAACGGGCAAATAAAAGCAGAACAGCTGAGCTGGTAGTACAACTATGAACACAAGAAACTATGAATTAAAAAACGGAGCAGCGCACGTGTGTATGTGTAAAACTATGCATAATGCATGTATACAAGATACAACTACGAACaccagaaagagagagaaagagagagaaggtaTTAGCTTTAGGCAGGTATAGGTATCAGAGAGACAGAGAATGGAGCAGCGTTTTGAATGAGAGGGGTTGCAGGTGGCTTAGATCTTAGTAACTGGGCCAAGTAAAAGATAACAACACCAGAATCCAATACAATAAAATACGCAATATAATGTAGCTTACATAAGCCTACTACCCTTTTCCCCTTAGCCTTAGCCTGTCACTCTTTTCCCTTTTATcatctctctcctcctcctctttaatTTTACACCATTATTGAATCAAATTATCCTCTCCCCTATGGCTCtatctatattttatttaataacatGTTTATTATTACTTCAAATAGATTTTATTAATATACCTAACAAAATACCCAGGTCAACTACTATATAAATTTGATCACATACATACAGatatagtttttaatttaaaattgaagcaGTTAGTGTTAATTATTTCTGAAATTCAAATTCTCTTGCGTAAAGAAGCCTATCACAAGTATAAACCAACCTTGTTGGCCTCTTTTTTTTCATGAATAATTACACACATTGCCTAAACCAACAACAGGATaagttattgtttttctttttttttttcttttttttttgatcatacaaacacacacacacactcactcaCATACACTAACCTAGCCACCACTGTTAGGATTTGAACTTGGTGTGGTTTAGTTTTGCCTCCTTTACCACTACATCGCATGCCTCAGCCACGGTCCACGgataagtgatttttttttgtacttGACGGGTGAGTTATTGTTTGATTGTCTCTACGGTACCACTTAGTTACTGGGCCAAGTCTAATATCACTTCTTAGGTTTAAAGGCCCATTGTTCTACTCCACTATTTCCTCTCTTTTTTCATTCACATTTTATGGCTGTATGTATTGCATTGGAAAATTTCTTGAGCGTTTTGGGAGCAAATAAATGATCTTGTTCTGTGTCATTTTTATAATAGATTTGTTTGGgtgaattgttaaaaaaaaattttgaagtaaatttttttaaaaaataaaaataattttatatttatatattttatataaaaatatttttttatataataattatattcagatacaataatataaaaataatttttgtttatttattatgttaaaaatatattttttattaaaaaataatttttttaaaaagtataaattatatgttttaaaaaaatatgttgttttgatttttttaattttttatttttactactaaaattttgtcaaacatattaaaataaaaaatatgaaaagaatatatttttctaatgacTTAAATGACATTCAAACAAataaattatcattaaaattacttttttttactaatatttttattgcTGATGTGAAAAATAATTTACTCATCAAAGCAAAAATACTAAGTCACTCTCGGAACATCTTAAAATTTCTCATTGTATTGTATTTGGTAAGAGATGAGTGGCTACAACTTTATAGTTTTATACTACTCTCTCTcccggtatttttttttttttttttggtgactactcTCTCTCCCGGTATAACAGTATATAGTGGTTTTTTTTATGACTTAATTGCCTTTATTTATACATATGGTGATGGAAAGTTCTCTTGTAATCAAGAATCTTATATACTCTAAAGCATTCTCAGACTAATTTGAATATCCTCCATTTCTGCTACATTCAGGGTCccccttttttaaaaaagattaatagtaataaataattaaatataatttaattttttaaaaaatttatttaatatttaatttaatataaataaaagtctaatctaacttaaatattaatgatttctaatatctaaaaagtaataatattaaaaaatctaaaaagatattattactaatatttttaaattaaataaaattttttaaatctcataaagtggatttttttttgtaagcgtctttcttgattcatttggtattaattctttATGTTTCAACTACTATAACTgagaaatctttttcaactataaaTGTTGTGAAAAATAactcagaaacaaaataaaagatgaattttttgctaattattttttaattatattaaaaagaaaattactaaaaaatttgATACAGATtatattatcgatgaattttatgatacaaaAAATTGACCactttgttaataaaaaatacatatatatattttttatattttaaaatatattctttattgatatatttttataatatattttatattatataattttttacataattttttaatattatatatattattgggcCATGATAATATTTTTGGATCTCTCTCATgttataaaaagttaattttggGTTCAACAAGTTTGAACTCTTGACCTTCTGGATTtggaactctaataccatgttcTGAAACTACTCATCCCAAAAGTGTTACCTGATAGgataatgtaacactaataatcatatctctaatactttctaaaccttcattgtacatattgtacgtttaggtcattggctccctatatTTTCTCTTACTTAAAATATAGAGagaatttaatatatatacatgacGTATGAAGGCTCTCCTACTGCACCGAAACGTATACATTGTAATAACTTAGATTATATTGGCCACATAATTAAGCCATGTGATTTTATGCTTTGATGTAAAGCTAAGTGAAAGTACCAATCCTACCTTAaagactactactactactactcttcTAACTCGATCATCGGTATATAGCAATTCCCAACAAACTTTACTTGAAAGCAACCGCACccgatgcatatatatatatatacatcattcCCTTTCTTCATTCTTCACCATTCCTTCACTTCACTTCACTGTTGTCTTGAATTCAATTGCATGCCATGGCCTTACGTTGTTCCTTGTCAAAAACACTGATCCTGACCTGCACCTTATGCTTAATatttgtgcctttggcacatggCAACGATTTCTCCATTGTAGGGTATTCAACAGAGGACTTGAGGTCCATGGACAAGCTCATTGAACTCTTCGAGTCATGGATGTCGAAACACAGCAAGATCTACGACTCCATCGAGGAGAAGCTCCTTAGGTTCGAGGTTTTCAAGGACAATCTGAAGCACATTGACGAGAGGAACAAGGCTCTCACCAACTATTGGCTGGGGCTGAATGAGTTTGCTGATTTGACGCACCAAGAATTCAGAAACAAGTACCTTGGTCTCAAGATTGATCACTCCTCCGCAACAAGAAGAGACTCCTCACAATTCGCATACAGAGATGTTGATTTGCCTAAGTCAGTGGATTGGAGAAAGAAAGGTGCTGTCACCCAAGTGAAGAATCAAGGCTCATGCGGTAATGTTTAGTTGTGTGTATTTCAACTTAAAGTTGAAGCATGGCATTTTATATATTGCATGTTCATGAATCATTCGAATGTAATTGCAGGTAGCTGCTGGGCGTTTTCCACTGTTGCCGCGGTTGAAGGAATCAACCAGATTGTGACAGGAAATTTGACATCCTTGTCTGAACAAGAGTTGATCGATTGTGACACAACTTATAACAATGGTTGCAATGGTGGTCTCATGGACTATGCATTCTCCTTCATTGTACAAAATGGTGGTCTCCACAAAGAGGAAGACTATCCTTACATCATGGAGGAAGGCACTTGCGACATGAGAAaggtaactaactaaccaaccaACTTACTAACTTATAATAAATAATTGATACTCAAATAATACTCAAACTGCCAGGAAGAATCTGAGGTTGTCACCATCACCGGCTACCACGACGTGCCGCAGAACGACGAACAGAGCCTACTGAAGGCACTTGCAAACCAGCCCCTCAGTGTTGCCATAGAGGCTTCAGGAAGAGATTTCCAGTTCTATAGTGGGGTATGTTCAATTATAAACTAGCTGAGTTTTTTAATAGCATATTACTATGGTTCTTAACTTATAGAAGAAACTAATGTGAATGCAATTTGATTGGTATGTGAAGGGTGTGTTCGATGGACACTGCGGAACAGAACTTGATCATGGTGTGGCTGCTGTTGGTTACGGAACATCAAAAGGGTTGGATTATATCGTAGTCAAGAATTCATGGGGACCAAAGTGGGGGGAGAAAGGATACATCAGGATGAGGAGAAACATTGGAAAGCCTGAGGGTATTTGTGGTCTCTACAAGATGGCATCTTATCCCACTAAGAAGAAATAATAACACTCCCATGTCTTGCAACTTTGATTCTCTTCTTTGTGTTGTTCTCTCTTTCATTATTCTGCACTCTCCAATGTCACTTCTTCTCCCTTCAAGCAATGTACCCACTTCTCATAATAATCTTAAGTGATTTCATATACTTTTCCCATTATTATCCTTGAATAATGGACATCCATTCCCCCATTTCCATATCGTAATTATGATTGCATCCTTTATTTTTGTATCTACTTGAATGACAATAGTATTTAGAGTAATGCTAgggagaaaataatttaaaacggaaatatgagataataaaaaagatttagtCAAAATTAgtgtagaatttattttatttaacatacATTCACcaattaatgataattatatatatataacatttaaaattatatatttattatatttaatattatacatttattttagagatattaataaatataaaataagataagtttaaagtaatttaaactaatttttattatttttcaaatatttttgtagTCTCAATCAAAgaatattctatttttatataGAATTTAAGCTAACGTATGCctataaaagtttttaaattttttctttaaaaaataaacaagtatactaaaaatttaaattttgacatATATTAACTCAACCCTTTTATATGGGCTAAGTTTTATGCATTATGCACCTATAATATTTGACATTGAGATTTACAACCATGACTTAGAAAAATTAGTTTACAAAAGCATATATGACCATTAAATTCACTAACACAGTATAATATTTGACCattaaaagatttaattattcaatttatctTTATAGTTTCACAAATTTTTAGCTAGatcattataatttaaaaatttgtaactGAATCACTCTATTAGATAAAAGCTTTTATTTAGATCCTTTCTaactatttcttttgttaatttttttgacatatttatatttgtatttgatttagaATGAATTATACAAGATACTAAAAACAAATATCTAAgatttattgtgttttttttaaataactgatacagatttaattacaaatttttatttaatataagagtttagttataattttttaaactaaaatttaataaaaaatttgataaaattataaaaacaaaaaataattaattatttttaaaatttccgAATTTAATAGCTACTTATGACTCTTAAATTAGATAGGAATGTTCATGGGTCGGGTGAAATCGGGTTTGTCCTGACTCAGACCCAGTCCTAAATATACACGGGATCTATTTTTTAGACCATAACTCGGTCCTAGACCCGATAAAACCTAAATATTTTCGGGCCACAACTATATCGGGTGAAAATCGGGTCTTTAAagttttaacaataatttataaagaaacttatttgtgatacacttatttataaagaaaaaacttGTTACTGAAAAgttgatatccatatttgaacttgaatttgtccataaattctaatttgatgcttttatgatctattttctaattcaacaagtgtgattaaaaataaaataataagcttATAATTAAGGGTTTGTCTAAAATCAGCCCAAGTCTTTTGAGTTTATTTGATGCACCATATAATTTGAAGCGTTAGATTAGATTGATAATAGATCTAAtagtttatatttaatttataaataaattattaaaaattacagTAAAAAATAACAAgtctttgatattttaaaattggtCCCATATAAAATTTAAGTAACAAGCCCCCATTTCAGATGCTTGTTGTCGCTTCTTCCCCTTCGTGAGCACCTCTTCCTCACCAGGTACCTTATGCTTGCTGCCGTTTCTTCCTCTACCATCTTTTTCACTAGGTACCTTCCTGTTTTAACGCAATTTCTCGATTTCATCGAAATTCTCTTAAATTCGTTTCAGACGCGGTGCCTCTTCAATTCTACTGGGATCCTCCTTGGTGCCATTATCACAAGGATTCTCATTGGGACAAATTAATCTTCAAGGTTTTAtactttgataattttaattctgTGCATTTTACAATTAAcatatgttgatgatgatgattgtttTGTTTCGATgtgtgatttaaaaaattttatttaatctgCCACCAGCTTCATGGTGCTGGTGTTCCTCAATTTGTTCTGCTGCACCACACTCCTCTTTGTGTAAggattggggtttagggtttggctTGTGCACCCATCTTCTACTGTGTTTTTTTTCAACTCAATTGAAGTTTTAaacttatttcttttaattttttcttttctcatcaTTCAAAGTTTCATCATATGCTTCTATTATTTTGATTAATCATAATACTGGATTATCTGTTATTTAGATTTCAAAGAGTTGAATTTTTTGGTACTTTTTATTGTGAGATATTTATATCTTGATTTAGAAATGCTAAAGATAAGTGGATATATAGATATTTACTTTTGTATATTATAATCTGTTgtctaatattaattattttttattaatttgtattatatttttaaactGAAGCAATTCATGAAAATACATGATAAActgttttttttgtcttctttctttttttttctttttttacctttttctctttttttaatattctatatATGAATATTTGCTAAAACTTTAGTTATATTTTAGCTCCCTTATTGATGAATTTATGTGCCAATTAATGATGTTTGTGTAAGATTTTTATTACTGCTGAGTATTTTGAATCATCTTTATTCTTGTCAACACATGTCTTAAAGTACGCTTCAGCTAAATGTTCGATCAATGGTGTTTATGGAGTTACTTTTCAAATTAGAAgtattcattttttttcactttcaacatttctttgtttttggtatattgatttcttgttttgcGCTATTCACATTGTCCTAAAGCCTTTAAACTTCACCCCGCTCTTGATGTGCAGTATGTGATTATTGTACTAAAAGGGTTAGTATCCATAGCTTTTGGTGGGAATGAGCAGCTTGCAGCTTATGGTGAATTGGTGTCCGTTGGTGGTCTTAACCCCGACATGAACAAGAAGCTTAGCATTGGAATCGCTTCAATTCTTGAAAACAAGCTGTTTGTGCCAAAGTTAAGATTCTTTCTTTTTAGCATTATAATTGTCTGGATTAATTTTTAGTTGATTTAGTTCTTTATTCCTGTTTTAGTTTTTCTGCTACTTTTTACACCACTACTGTTTAGTTGGTTGGTTCATAATTTCAAACCttcactaataaattaattaaaggaGTACAAGTTATTAAAGAACACTTTATTTCTTTAGCACACTTTGAAACTTGTCCTTTTGAACATGGTGACTTCTCTGGTGGTTGATCTTCCCAAACAATTGAAGTAGTTCACGATGTGCAACCTCCTCTAACACGCAAGGAAGATTTTGCCTTATGGGTACTAAGCTGGTTGTATATGGAATATTCGTTCAATCCTAAGTTACCACCAAAGGTGACAATGTCAATCATTTTATTTCCtatgtgttttaaaaattttgtaagaCCTAGTTATTTTCTGCTCGCTGTTGGGCTCTCTAGTGACCTCTTGATTTTGGATTtggttttttatctttttttttgttgcttttaGATTTATGAAAATCATGTACTAATTACAATAACCATAGATTTGGTTTTGGGACCCTCCAATGAATTGAGAAAGACCATTATGGACAACGCTAGTGAGCATTGGTTTCAACTCAATGAACTCAACCAACcataaattatttgttatttgtatACCTTAGTTTGCAGTATCTGGTTTTAATAATGTTAAGTTGAAATAGTTAATTGCTTGTTgtaatttatgttattttctaCTAGTTTTCAAATTTGTTAGTTGCAATTGAGGTTATTTGATACTAGTACTTTTGCCTGTTTCGTCGAGTTGTTTAACAATAAATATGGATTGAGGATTCCAGACTTAATAGATTCACTTAATACCTTTTTGTTTTGTTACTGGTGTTAAATTCTGCATGCAAATTGCTGCCACAAGTATTTCTATATAAGTTTATTTTTTCCTATGCTTGATTCAAGATGCTTTAACGCGTAAAGAGGCTAGATTTTTCACATGTGCACCCGAAGTTTAATCAGGCTAGAATATTTCATGAATAAAGACTAAATCCTCAACCAAGAGTTCAATAAAGGCCAACCTGAAGTACTACAATTAATGCCACTATCCCCATAAGGTGGCTTTGTTTATTAATATGTGACACAACGTCACAAAATATTTCATAATCATCTGTAGTTCTAGTTTTTGACTTCATCTTTTATGATAGACAccgaaaataaaaatagttcatttacTAGATGAATATTATTATCcacttatatattatttatttaactcTGAATGGTACCCAAGTACAAGACATAAAGAACTATAGAATGTCAATCAAGACATAAAATAATAGCACAATCaactatatattattcattttatgTAGTCTAGCAATAATCATCCAAAGGTAAATACATTCACTAAAAACTGAATAAATCATTCACCatgttctaaaatttttaagattcaaAGTGATGTAAACATAttccaaaatcaaaattaataaaaatagaaaacacaaAGGTATTTAAACTCTTCTTGGATTGATGCAACGGATGGTTCACAACTctgcctcatcatcatcatttatcTCTGAAATTTAAgcaacatatttttaaatttaaaaagattaaaataagtataatacaaaaaaaagtaaattttaaaacattttttaccATCAGAATTGAAATCCATTGAGGACTCAGTCTAGCCATGATTCTCTTCGTAACACCTTGAGGAATCTAGATATTCCTGGATCAAAATTACAAATAGGAAGTCTAATGAACTACCATACAATATTATTATTCACAAAATATACTCAACAAATTTATTGTACTTACATCTTCATCATCAAATCATTCAGTGTGATCATACTCATCACTTTCAGCATTTACAAAAGAGTAGTCTTCACCCTCAACATTCTCCTCAGCGTCACCATCAAATTGGGGAGTCCTTTCATCCATTTTTCTTATAGAACAAGTGGTTATGTTATGACCTCCCTTGCGACAGTAGCTGCAACGCTTAGGCTTCCTTGTGGTCTCTGTCTCAATACTTCTGTTCTAATCTATAGCCTTCACAAGAACAAACATATGCTTTTTCTCTAACTTTTCCATCaactattctactcctactctttCGCACATGAAGCCCCTCATCTTGGCATAtgaattataaaatttgaatGCCAAGCCAAGATAAGCAAAATGTAATTgataaatattttctatagataGATCTGTGAAATCGATCTTATCAGTATCCTCCCAAGAATTTATACGATATTGATCCATATTCACCGCATCAGAAGTTGCATCTTCATCCACATGATTACTAACATATGCATATTTTCATCCATTGTGTATCTTTGACTATTGTTCTCTACCTGTAATTTATAGTGACTTAAGTTAATTAACTAGAAAAATAACACAAATTAGTTAGAATTTATAATCAAATAATCAAAATTAACCAATGACCATTGAATTTTCAAACAGAATCACAATACTAATTTTTGAATTtacaaacacactaaaaaaaaatcaaacaacagtaacaaataaaaaataaaacaaagattcATAAAAAAACCCAGAAATTAAAACCGTCAACAGAAATCAAACagcaataacaaataaaaaatagaacattAAGAACAAAGACATAAATCCAGAAATTATAATCAGAATCATTAAAACAAATACCAAATTTGAATAGAAACATAATAC
This region of Arachis hypogaea cultivar Tifrunner chromosome 8, arahy.Tifrunner.gnm2.J5K5, whole genome shotgun sequence genomic DNA includes:
- the LOC112705740 gene encoding cysteine protease XCP2; translation: MALRCSLSKTLILTCTLCLIFVPLAHGNDFSIVGYSTEDLRSMDKLIELFESWMSKHSKIYDSIEEKLLRFEVFKDNLKHIDERNKALTNYWLGLNEFADLTHQEFRNKYLGLKIDHSSATRRDSSQFAYRDVDLPKSVDWRKKGAVTQVKNQGSCGSCWAFSTVAAVEGINQIVTGNLTSLSEQELIDCDTTYNNGCNGGLMDYAFSFIVQNGGLHKEEDYPYIMEEGTCDMRKEESEVVTITGYHDVPQNDEQSLLKALANQPLSVAIEASGRDFQFYSGGVFDGHCGTELDHGVAAVGYGTSKGLDYIVVKNSWGPKWGEKGYIRMRRNIGKPEGICGLYKMASYPTKKK